From the Deltaproteobacteria bacterium genome, one window contains:
- a CDS encoding lipid-transfer protein: protein MIETLKDKTAIVGVGHTEYSKDSGRSEMSLAVEAILKAISDAGLKPSDIDGIAKYTMDNNSEIDIAANLGIPALRFFGEVGYGGGGGPVGSVVLGAMAVATGMANCVVAFRAMNERSGRGTPRYGQASVRKGAPGVNAYQEPFGLFSPAQMVALAARRHMHLYGTKSEHFGAIAVACRTHAQNNPNAVMRNRPITIEDHQNSRMIADPLHLLDCCLETDGGAAVVITSAERAKDLKHKPVYITSGAFGAGEWNIHRVVKNVQSKETESTVVGKALFARAGVTHKDVDVCFLYDHFTPLVLMAFEELGFCKRGEGGPFVADGKLLHGKGSLPFNTSGGNLSEGYIHGMENIVEAVRQLRGQAINQVKDAEIALVTSGNGVPNTGMILRN, encoded by the coding sequence ATGATCGAAACACTCAAAGATAAGACAGCGATTGTTGGCGTTGGCCACACAGAATATTCGAAAGACTCTGGTCGTAGCGAGATGAGTCTGGCAGTTGAAGCGATTCTCAAGGCAATCTCAGATGCGGGCCTAAAGCCAAGCGACATCGACGGCATAGCCAAGTATACGATGGACAATAACAGCGAGATTGATATTGCTGCGAACCTTGGCATTCCGGCACTGCGGTTCTTTGGTGAAGTTGGTTACGGTGGCGGTGGGGGTCCGGTCGGGTCGGTGGTACTCGGCGCAATGGCAGTGGCTACCGGCATGGCCAACTGCGTGGTTGCGTTTCGTGCTATGAATGAACGCTCTGGCCGCGGTACTCCACGTTACGGGCAAGCCTCGGTCCGCAAAGGTGCACCTGGTGTGAATGCGTATCAGGAACCGTTTGGACTGTTCAGTCCAGCACAGATGGTCGCTCTCGCGGCACGGCGTCACATGCATCTGTACGGGACCAAGAGTGAGCATTTTGGGGCGATTGCTGTCGCCTGCCGGACGCATGCGCAAAACAATCCCAATGCGGTGATGCGTAATCGTCCGATCACGATTGAAGATCACCAAAATTCGCGCATGATCGCCGATCCGCTCCATTTACTTGATTGCTGTTTAGAAACCGATGGCGGTGCGGCTGTGGTCATTACATCCGCAGAACGTGCGAAAGATCTCAAGCACAAGCCGGTGTATATCACTTCTGGTGCGTTTGGTGCTGGCGAGTGGAACATTCATCGCGTAGTGAAAAACGTGCAAAGTAAAGAGACCGAATCGACAGTCGTTGGCAAAGCGCTTTTTGCGCGGGCGGGAGTCACGCATAAAGATGTTGATGTTTGCTTTCTCTACGATCACTTCACGCCGCTGGTACTGATGGCCTTTGAGGAACTCGGCTTCTGTAAACGTGGAGAAGGAGGACCGTTCGTAGCTGACGGGAAACTGCTTCACGGCAAAGGTTCGCTGCCGTTCAATACCAGTGGTGGGAATCTCTCCGAAGGGTACATTCACGGCATGGAGAATATTGTGGAGGCTGTGCGTCAGCTCCGTGGACAAGCGATAAACCAAGTGAAGGATGCCGAGATCGCGCTCGTGACGTCAGGAAATGGAGTACCGAATACCGGGATGATTTTGCGCAACTAA
- a CDS encoding metallopeptidase family protein: MSRAKLYLRKRSSRPSSTPRLRKPCPLTGEAQQSKQTGPSLEEFTREVVRALDTLPQEIVEKLANVAVTIEDCPSAEVLAEKGIANPNELFGLYRGVPRPWRSVFATLVEFPDKFEIYYQPILHSGLRPREMRELIRRVVVHEVAHHFGMSDQQLRALGY; this comes from the coding sequence ATGTCCAGAGCTAAATTGTATCTTCGCAAACGATCTTCTCGACCTTCCTCAACTCCACGATTACGGAAGCCATGCCCGCTCACTGGCGAAGCGCAGCAATCGAAACAGACAGGTCCCTCACTCGAAGAATTTACTCGTGAGGTCGTACGGGCGCTGGATACGTTACCGCAAGAAATTGTCGAGAAGCTTGCCAATGTCGCTGTGACGATTGAAGACTGCCCCTCTGCTGAAGTGCTAGCCGAGAAAGGCATTGCCAATCCCAACGAGTTGTTCGGCTTATATCGTGGCGTGCCTCGCCCGTGGCGCAGCGTCTTTGCGACGTTGGTTGAATTTCCCGATAAGTTCGAGATCTACTACCAGCCGATACTTCACTCTGGGCTGCGGCCTCGTGAGATGCGAGAACTCATTCGTCGGGTGGTCGTCCACGAAGTGGCTCATCACTTCGGCATGAGCGACCAACAACTGCGCGCGTTAGGGTATTAG
- a CDS encoding alpha/beta hydrolase produces MPLDPQAKAFLDQVAASGAPGFEQMTVPQAREAIRGLFAPKEPPLELKKVEDHVVNAGGVKLPVRIYTPDEKGPLPILVFFHGGGWVIGDLESHDAPCRALAKGAGCIVVAVDYRLAPEHKFPAAADDCYAATKWAVMNAAAFGGDPTRIAVGGDSAGGNLAAAVAQMATDRGAPTVKFQLLIYPVTNYSYDTASYKNNGEGYLLTKGSMQWFWNHYLSNPNDGENPYASPFRGQRLSNLPPAWVMTAEFDPLCDEGAAYAKRMKDAGVSVEYTEYKGMIHGFFSLGHIFDQGKKAVADACAKLKAAFAK; encoded by the coding sequence ATGCCACTCGATCCGCAAGCAAAAGCGTTTCTAGACCAGGTCGCCGCCTCTGGTGCACCTGGATTTGAGCAAATGACCGTCCCACAAGCTCGCGAAGCCATCCGAGGTTTGTTCGCACCCAAAGAGCCGCCACTCGAACTCAAGAAAGTCGAAGATCATGTCGTCAATGCTGGTGGTGTCAAACTCCCAGTGCGTATCTATACCCCAGATGAGAAAGGACCTCTGCCCATCTTAGTGTTCTTTCACGGTGGAGGCTGGGTCATTGGCGATCTGGAATCTCACGATGCCCCCTGCCGTGCGTTAGCCAAGGGTGCAGGCTGCATTGTTGTTGCGGTTGATTACCGCCTTGCTCCTGAACACAAATTCCCTGCGGCTGCGGACGACTGCTATGCTGCAACCAAATGGGCAGTCATGAATGCCGCAGCTTTTGGTGGTGATCCGACTCGTATCGCCGTTGGTGGTGATAGTGCCGGCGGGAATCTCGCGGCAGCGGTTGCCCAGATGGCAACAGATCGTGGCGCACCGACGGTTAAATTCCAGCTCTTGATCTACCCGGTGACCAATTACTCCTACGACACGGCTTCTTATAAAAATAATGGCGAAGGGTATTTGCTCACAAAAGGTTCTATGCAGTGGTTCTGGAACCATTATTTGAGCAACCCGAATGACGGAGAGAATCCCTATGCTTCACCATTCCGCGGCCAGCGCTTAAGTAACCTGCCACCAGCATGGGTCATGACGGCAGAGTTCGATCCGCTGTGTGACGAAGGTGCAGCTTACGCCAAGAGAATGAAAGATGCTGGTGTGTCGGTTGAATACACCGAGTACAAAGGCATGATCCACGGCTTTTTCAGCCTAGGTCATATTTTCGATCAAGGAAAGAAAGCGGTTGCTGATGCCTGCGCGAAATTGAAAGCCGCGTTTGCGAAGTAG